One segment of Brassica napus cultivar Da-Ae chromosome C3, Da-Ae, whole genome shotgun sequence DNA contains the following:
- the LOC125583417 gene encoding protein FIZZY-RELATED 2-like, translated as MHESLCDLSDVMSVEILGAPALQDNFYLNLVDWSAQNVLAVGLGNCMYLWNGCSSKVTKLCDLGADDSVCSVGWAFRGTHGSSKEGSFLLSLLSIYVW; from the exons ATGCATGAATCATTATGTGATCTTAGTGATGTGATGAGTGTTGAG ATACTAGGTGCACCGGCTTTGcaagataatttttatttgaatctgGTGGATTGGTCTGCACAGAATGTTCTTGCGGTGGGACTAGGAAACTGCATGTATCTGTGGAATGGTTGTAGCAGCAAA GTAACTAAGCTATGTGATCTTGGGGCTGATGATAGTGTTTGCTCTGTGGGTTGGGCGTTTCGTGGAACCCATGGATCCTCAAAAGAAGGTTCCTTTctgctttctcttctttctatcTATGTTTGGTGA
- the LOC111204699 gene encoding 40S ribosomal protein S25-4, giving the protein MAPKKDKVPPPSSKPAKSGGGKQKKKKWSKGKQKEKVNNMVLFDQATYDKLLTEAPKFKLITPSILSDRMRINGSLARRAIRELMAKGVIRMVAAHSSQQIYTRATNT; this is encoded by the exons ATG GCGCCAAAGAAGGACAAGGTTCCGCCACCATCATCAAAGCCGGCGAAATCCGGAGGTggaaagcagaagaagaag aagtggAGCAAGGGAAAGCAAAAGGAGAAGGTGAACAACATGGTGTTGTTTGATCAGGCTACTTACgacaagcttctcactgaagctcCCAAGTTCAAGCTCATCACCCCTTCCATTCTCTCCGACCGTATGAGG ATTAACGGGTCTCTAGCAAGGAGGGCTATTAGGGAGCTAATGGCGAAAGGTGTGATCAGGATGGTCGCTGCTCACTCGAGCCAGCAGATCTACACTCGTGCCACCAACACCTAA